Genomic window (Helianthus annuus cultivar XRQ/B chromosome 3, HanXRQr2.0-SUNRISE, whole genome shotgun sequence):
TATGGGGTTTGTATCAGTTTCCATATCCATATAGCCAGTGTACCTAAAACACAACATCAAAAAATTCAGGTAAAACAGTATTGAACGCAGTCACAACAGGCTTGTAACAAATATGAGGTTATAAATAAAAGGAAtcaaagtgaaaaaaaaaaaaagaaaataattgtGACAAATTTACAAATTCACCAGGGTATGACATCTAAAAAAGAGATATGTCGGCTAACCAATCCAATAGAATATTAAGATAAAAGAGACAAGAAAACATACTTGCTAGCCCCCTCGGTCACTAAGGGCCCGCCAGTACCAGTGCCATCGTTTATGCCAGCATAGTTATGTCGTTGTTCTGCACTTCTAGCCAAACGGTACAGGCTATCCCTTATACATAATTTAGTCCTCAGATCCAACTGAAAAGTACACAGGTTCAAACCATACAACTTAAAAGGTTAGCAATACAATCAGGGAAAAAAAGCAGCTTGTGTGCCTTGTACTGCCCTATTTAATTACTGCACATGGCTGTCTTTGCTTTCAACATCTGTTGGTGAAGTGtttgataatgataataataataaaataatgatgATGTCATGTGGGGTTTAGGTTTATATCATGACAGAAATAATGCAACATCATATTACCTGAAGCATAGCCTGTTGCAGCTGGCGAAAAGTAGTTGCTTCTAGTGAGATTTCATCCAGCTCAGTACTAAGTGATGAATTCAATTCTGATGACGCCCCCTTTTGAGTGCCCTCCATATCACCTTGAAATTCAATCTTGTTTTCAATCATATGGAATTGCCTTTTGGATTGAGACATGTCATTTTCTGAACCCTGGAGAATCATACCTGATTGATCTTGATTTTGATATCCAGTATATAAAGGCTGACTAGAACTCTCCATTGAAAGAACCTGCCCTGATGCTTTACTTTCAGATTTGATCTGAGTCATCATCGAGCCATCTGGAGATTGCATTGAAACATGATCATGCCCTAGATGCAGATAACCGCTGCTTTGCATGTAGTCAACAGAATCATGTCCCAAGTTTCTATTTTGCTGCCAATTGTCCATTGAGGTGATATTTTTATCAAATGTACCACTCGAAGATGTTCGCATGTCGGTGCCTTTTAAACCAAATTTTCCTAAGCCATGGCCTGATGTCAATCCTTCTGTCAGAGCTTGTTGTCTTGACTGCTCCTTCTGCAATGCAATTAAAGAAACATGAATAATGATGATGTAACATTATACCAATATGGTTCAATTTCACAAAATACAACAAAACAACCTGATCTTTGTCCTTAAGCTCATCTTTGCTTTCAGGCACAAAACTAGATGTCCTATTATCTGATTCTCGATGTTCATGATCCTGTGAAATATTCGTTAAAGCACTTGGCTCTGAACTAGGAAGCTTAAGATCCATCTTCAATGTATCATCAAGTCCTCTAGCTGGATCGTCTGATGTAAACCATACCAATTCATCGTCATTTCCAGTAACGCCTAGTCCAAATGACGAATCACAATTGCTGCAACATATAATTATGTATTTTGTAATTCAAAAGAAGAATTCTAATTCCTTAAAATGATAAATTGAACATGTTTTAGTTATTTGAGTGAGAATTACCTTAACATCCTGTCCATGTCCTCAAAATATCCAGCATCCGGCCAGCCATAATCATTGGAGAATAAGTTAAGATCATTGTAGGAGTTCCTATCAACTGCACCAGAAGAATCTTTAAGGATTCCCTCATCTGTGCTTAATCCACTACCAGAGTTGATGTTGCTACTTTCGAAGCAATTATTTGATAGTTTACCATCATCAGACTGTACAGTAGGCATGTCTTTTGCTGAGCCAGCATCACCAGAAGCAGCGAATACATCATCAAGCATATTAGACCAAGTATCTTTTTCCATTATGTTTGTTTCTTTATTTAAAGTCTTAAAGACTCTCTCTTCATTGCTTTGAAGAGGAGTCACATCAAGCCGAGGCTTCTTACATACGTCACCATCACATTTATCTTCACTGCCTTGATCGTCAGTAGGGTGGGGCACTATATGATCACCACTATGTTCAAAATCATCCCAGATAATATCTTCAAGCTGTTACATCAATTACAAAAGTTGGTTATTGTAAAACTACAAGCATCTAGTAGGTGTACAAAGAAGGAACAAAATAATTAAATGCTAGTTCCACATATGAAAATACTAATCCAACACACAAAACATGTCTGATTCAATGCCATTGGCAAATGATAACTTCATAGCAGCTAGAACTAGTTTCCATGTGCAATTAAAACTTTTAACAGCTGTTAATGTGCATATTAAACTTAATAGTATCTTTTTCACTCTACACCTATCCAAATCTGGGTACAAAAGGCATATAACAACATCAAACATTCGTCATCCGTACTGATGCTAGGTTCTAGAAGTTCATGTGAACAAAACGATTACCTAACATTGATACTAGCCGAATTCCATATTTTACATACTATCAAACAGCTTAACAAAGACAAAGCTCTACCTCATAAATCGACAAGTCTGACATTCCTTCAAATTTATCCAGCACTGATATCGCGTCCCACGAACTGATCTGTGGTCATACTTGACCAAAGTAGCAGTAACAATATAGCAGACAGAGCACCCTTACCTCTGTTCAAGAAATCAACAGTCCAACTAAAGCCAAATATTTCAATATTACACCTGacaataaaaaaaatcatttcaTTTAGAAACACAGTCCAACTCCACAACAAGTACATCACAAAAAAATCTAACAAAACAATTACTATTCACTTAATTCTTCTTTTATCAACTATAGCAACACATCCAATTCAAAACAACATGAAATCACAGCTCATAACAAGTTTCAATCAATAACAATCAAACTAACCAAACAAAACAGTTAATATTCATCTAATCCTCCTTTCATCAGCTACAACAACACATCCGCTATTGAAACAACATGAAATCAGTCAGTCACAGCTTCATAAACAGATTTCACTCAATAACAATcatattaaacaaacaaaacagttATATTCATCTAATCCTTCTTTCATCAACTATAACAAACACATCcgattaaaaaaaatgaaatcatTCAATCACAGTTCATAAACAGATTTCAATCAATAACAATCAAAATTAAACAAACAAAGCCTAACAAAACAGTTATTAATCATTAAATTCATCTTCAATCAGGTACAACAACAAATCCGATTATAACACAACAGGAAATTAGTCAATCACAGCTTTACAAACAGATTTTAATcaataacaaacaaacaaacagttaTACCAGATCTACCGTAAACGTGAACGTGAACACACCGGCTGAAAATTCGGATAAATTTCGCCGCGAAACTGAGCAATTGATAtccacaaaaccctagctctgaATCCGCAACACACAAATCTCGTAGgttctagagagagagaaaataaaaagtaaaataaaataaaaaatgggtAGGGAAAATAAGGGAGCGTTGATTTGGTGACACGTGGCAGGGAGATCAAAATAAGTGTGAAGGAAGAGAGAGAATCTGGAAATTGGTGGACGAGAGGGATGGATGGTATACGATCTGTTTCCATCGtatagccgttcaaaaaaaatctgTTTCCATCGTATGATTGTGCCACGTGGATATTATGGTTGCCACGTGGTCCCCATGGGTAGGCAAGTGGTGGTTCTGGTGGACGCTAGTGCTCTCGTAAGGTCAAAGTCTCCTGTTTTGGgtttaatataaaataaaatatttattgttAAAAGAAATGTTTTGGATTTTTTCTTGGTTttatgcaattttttttttacttttaagagttaattacatagttagtctttatggtttgcacaaaataagaTACTTAGATACTAATAgcttaaaatcaccttctagggtattaacttttcattttgtaacatttggagtattaacttctagggtattaacatagttagtccctttGGTTTGCagaaaataacatacttaggtactaacagaatgtgattttaaacctacaaataacgttaatacctccaaacgttacaaaatgaaaagttaataccctataaTGTAATTTTAAACTATCAGTACCTAAGTATGTAACTTTGAACAAACCACAATGACTAACTATCTAATTAACTCTATTTTTAAACACTTGATATTGCTATGGAAAACACTTGACTTCCATCTTACAATACTAGAAAAACAAAACTATGTACCACT
Coding sequences:
- the LOC110928976 gene encoding protein LNK1 isoform X4; this translates as MSDLSIYELEDIIWDDFEHSGDHIVPHPTDDQGSEDKCDGDVCKKPRLDVTPLQSNEERVFKTLNKETNIMEKDTWSNMLDDVFAASGDAGSAKDMPTVQSDDVDRNSYNDLNLFSNDYGWPDAGYFEDMDRMLSNCDSSFGLGVTGNDDELVWFTSDDPARGLDDTLKMDLKLPSSEPSALTNISQDHEHRESDNRTSSFVPESKDELKDKDQKEQSRQQALTEGLTSGHGLGKFGLKGTDMRTSSSGTFDKNITSMDNWQQNRNLGHDSVDYMQSSGYLHLGHDHVSMQSPDGSMMTQIKSESKASGQVLSMESSSQPLYTGYQNQDQSGDMEGTQKGASSELNSSLSTELDEISLEATTFRQLQQAMLQLDLRTKLCIRDSLYRLARSAEQRHNYAGINDGTGTGGPLVTEGASKYTGYMDMETDTNPIDRTVAHLLFHRPSDSSNMPTSLPLKPNVKVHGSKTGPTVVTKKPSCQQAENESDDKISSTQKN
- the LOC110928976 gene encoding protein LNK1 isoform X2, with the translated sequence MSDLSIYELEDIIWDDFEHSGDHIVPHPTDDQGSEDKCDGDVCKKPRLDVTPLQSNEERVFKTLNKETNIMEKDTWSNMLDDVFAASGDAGSAKDMPTVQSDDGKLSNNCFESSNINSGSGLSTDEGILKDSSGAVDRNSYNDLNLFSNDYGWPDAGYFEDMDRMLSNCDSSFGLGVTGNDDELVWFTSDDPARGLDDTLKMDLKLPSSEPSALTNISQDHEHRESDNRTSSFVPESKDELKDKDQKEQSRQQALTEGLTSGHGLGKFGLKGTDMRTSSSGTFDKNITSMDNWQQNRNLGHDSVDYMQSSGYLHLGHDHVSMQSPDGSMMTQIKSESKASGQVLSMESSSQPLYTGYQNQDQSGDMEGTQKGASSELNSSLSTELDEISLEATTFRQLQQAMLQLDLRTKLCIRDSLYRLARSAEQRHNYAGINDGTGTGGPLVTEGASKYTGYMDMETDTNPIDRTVAHLLFHRPSDSSNMPTSLPLKPNVKVHGSKTGPTVVTKKPSCQQAENESDDKISSTQKN
- the LOC110928976 gene encoding protein LNK1 isoform X3, with the protein product MSDLSIYELEDIIWDDFEHSGDHIVPHPTDDQGSEDKCDGDVCKKPRLDVTPLQSNEERVFKTLNKETNIMEKDTWSNMLDDVFAASGDAGSAKDMPTVQSDDVDRNSYNDLNLFSNDYGWPDAGYFEDMDRMLSNCDSSFGLGVTGNDDELVWFTSDDPARGLDDTLKMDLKLPSSEPSALTNISQDHEHRESDNRTSSFVPESKDELKDKDQKEQSRQQALTEGLTSGHGLGKFGLKGTDMRTSSSGTFDKNITSMDNWQQNRNLGHDSVDYMQSSGYLHLGHDHVSMQSPDGSMMTQIKSESKASGQVLSMESSSQPLYTGYQNQDQSGMILQGSENDMSQSKRQFHMIENKIEFQGDMEGTQKGASSELNSSLSTELDEISLEATTFRQLQQAMLQLDLRTKLCIRDSLYRLARSAEQRHNYAGINDGTGTGGPLVTEGASKYTGYMDMETDTNPIDRTVAHLLFHRPSDSSNMPTSLPLKPNVKVHGSKTGPTVVTKKPSCQQAENESDDKISSTQKN
- the LOC110928976 gene encoding protein LNK1 isoform X1, with translation MSDLSIYELEDIIWDDFEHSGDHIVPHPTDDQGSEDKCDGDVCKKPRLDVTPLQSNEERVFKTLNKETNIMEKDTWSNMLDDVFAASGDAGSAKDMPTVQSDDGKLSNNCFESSNINSGSGLSTDEGILKDSSGAVDRNSYNDLNLFSNDYGWPDAGYFEDMDRMLSNCDSSFGLGVTGNDDELVWFTSDDPARGLDDTLKMDLKLPSSEPSALTNISQDHEHRESDNRTSSFVPESKDELKDKDQKEQSRQQALTEGLTSGHGLGKFGLKGTDMRTSSSGTFDKNITSMDNWQQNRNLGHDSVDYMQSSGYLHLGHDHVSMQSPDGSMMTQIKSESKASGQVLSMESSSQPLYTGYQNQDQSGMILQGSENDMSQSKRQFHMIENKIEFQGDMEGTQKGASSELNSSLSTELDEISLEATTFRQLQQAMLQLDLRTKLCIRDSLYRLARSAEQRHNYAGINDGTGTGGPLVTEGASKYTGYMDMETDTNPIDRTVAHLLFHRPSDSSNMPTSLPLKPNVKVHGSKTGPTVVTKKPSCQQAENESDDKISSTQKN